A single region of the Candidatus Binatia bacterium genome encodes:
- a CDS encoding methyltransferase domain-containing protein, which yields MPQIPDLTDARYLDEVGWFLYHEKYARDQFGGSYDSERLAYSRLLLDEITGYLGEDAKSIEGKTVVTIGCGCTGDIAAFPAAVKIAVDPLLNVYRKLGMLVEDEAGARTLYLSVGAENLPLLDDYADLVICRNALDHMPDPEASVKEFSRILKQDGSLFVSVDIGGEPTPDEPTVFSVESLRRLLGRHFEVTMLNDNETPHSEGRVCSVRVSAQKKTRESVRLDKEAILRAYEARLPSGVL from the coding sequence ATGCCTCAAATCCCCGATCTGACCGACGCCCGTTACCTGGACGAGGTCGGATGGTTCCTTTACCACGAGAAGTACGCGCGCGACCAATTCGGCGGCTCATATGACAGCGAACGGCTCGCGTACTCGCGGCTCTTGCTCGACGAGATCACCGGCTATTTGGGCGAGGACGCCAAATCGATCGAGGGAAAGACGGTGGTGACGATCGGCTGCGGCTGCACCGGCGATATCGCCGCGTTTCCCGCGGCGGTCAAAATCGCCGTCGATCCGCTGCTCAATGTCTACCGGAAGCTCGGCATGCTGGTGGAAGATGAAGCCGGCGCCCGAACTTTATATTTGTCCGTCGGCGCCGAGAATCTCCCTTTGTTGGACGACTACGCCGATCTCGTCATCTGCCGCAACGCTCTCGATCATATGCCCGACCCGGAGGCGTCCGTGAAGGAGTTTTCGAGAATCCTCAAGCAGGACGGCTCATTGTTTGTAAGCGTCGACATCGGCGGAGAGCCGACTCCGGATGAGCCCACCGTCTTCTCGGTGGAAAGCCTTCGACGACTACTCGGCCGGCACTTCGAAGTCACCATGCTTAACGATAACGAAACGCCCCATAGCGAGGGTCGAGTCTGTAGCGTGAGAGTGTCGGCGCAAAAAAAAACGCGAGAGAGCGTTCGGCTTGACAAAGAGGCGATTCTCCGCGCCTATGAAGCTCGTCTCCCAAGTGGGGTTCTATAG
- a CDS encoding ChbG/HpnK family deacetylase, which produces MAGRKYLIVNADDFGQSPGVNRGIIEARKRGIVTSASLMTRWSAAAEAAAYARAHSALSLGLHVDLGEWAYRQGTWLPLYEVVPVEDGAAIKTEVAKQLAAFRRLVGKHPTHIDSHQHVHQREPARSVLIDIARKLGVPLRHVSPSVHYCGDFYGQTAEGDPLPGAITVEGLLKIIAALPDGLTELGCHPGYGNELDTMYRDEREQETRVLCDPQVREALDSLDIDLVSFAYGRGNTTSEEKVIAE; this is translated from the coding sequence ATGGCGGGAAGAAAATATCTCATCGTCAACGCCGACGATTTCGGGCAAAGCCCCGGCGTCAACCGCGGCATCATCGAAGCGCGCAAGCGCGGCATCGTGACCAGCGCGAGTCTCATGACGCGCTGGTCGGCGGCCGCCGAAGCCGCCGCCTACGCGCGCGCGCATTCCGCGCTGAGCCTCGGCTTGCACGTGGATCTCGGTGAATGGGCGTACCGGCAGGGAACGTGGCTGCCGCTGTATGAAGTGGTTCCGGTTGAGGACGGCGCAGCGATCAAGACCGAAGTCGCCAAGCAGCTAGCGGCGTTCCGCCGCCTCGTGGGCAAGCATCCGACACACATCGACTCGCATCAGCATGTCCATCAACGCGAGCCGGCGCGCTCCGTGCTGATCGACATCGCGCGCAAGCTGGGCGTGCCGCTGAGACACGTTAGCCCGAGCGTTCATTATTGCGGCGATTTTTACGGGCAAACCGCCGAAGGCGATCCTTTGCCCGGCGCGATCACCGTCGAGGGATTGCTGAAGATCATCGCCGCGCTTCCCGACGGCCTGACGGAGTTGGGTTGCCATCCAGGCTACGGAAACGAGCTGGATACGATGTACCGGGATGAGCGCGAGCAGGAGACCAGAGTCCTGTGCGACCCGCAAGTCCGGGAAGCGCTCGATTCTCTCGACATCGACCTCGTGTCGTTTGCATATGGTCGAGGAAACACGACGAGCGAAGAGAAAGTCATAGCCGAATGA
- a CDS encoding glycosyltransferase has protein sequence MITPPVKEAERPLGKLPARIGRELRSPHANPINGHGQNGRDPAVALQGLRALRPKAAGKFIFVGNEKFWVRGVTYGTFRPDAGGNEFFDPKLVERDFTEIAANGFNAVRIYTVPPRWLLDAAEQHGLRVMIGIPWEQHVAFLDDPKRCRDIERRVRAAVGGLAGHPAVLFYSIGNEIPAPIVRWHGCRKVERFVHRLYRAAKAEDPGGLVTYVNFPTTEYLEFPFLDLVCFNVYLESQERFEAYLARLHNLSGDRPLILTEIGLDSRTHGEEEQARSIDWQVRSTFASGAAGAFVFAWTDEWHRGGYDIEDWDFGLTTRERKPKPALAAARGAFGEVPFPPELHRPLISVIVCSYNGSRTIRDCCDGLTRLKYPNFEVIVVDDGSTDSTAQIAHEYGFRVISTHNQGLGCARNLGLAAAAGELVAYIDDDAYPDPHWLTYLAAAFMNSNHAGIGGPNVPPSGNGPIADCVAHAPGGPVHVLVSDREAEHIPGCNMAFRKAALKAIGGFDPQFRAAGDDVDVCWRLQEKSFTLGFSPAAMVWHHRRNSLTAYWKQQVGYGKAEALLERKWPEKYNAAGHLTWSGRVYGNGHTRVLGRAWRIYYGMWGNAPFQSRYETAPGLIRSLPLMPEWYLVIAALTWLAALGTLWRPLFDVLPLLAVAAAAPIVQAFLSGARASFPRRAPIARLLLRGLTALLHFVQPLARLSGRLRYDLTPWRKRGVGGAAVPRPRCFTLWSESWQAQSERLHAVEAALKASGASVQRGGNYDAWDLEVRDGVFGAVRARMAIEEHGGGKQLARLRCRPTFSTGVVALVLCLLTISAGAALDRAWLASATIAGAALIFSLRVFQDCATATAAVARTLKELGFGETR, from the coding sequence TTGATTACACCTCCAGTGAAAGAAGCCGAGCGGCCTCTCGGCAAACTCCCCGCTCGAATCGGCAGGGAATTGCGCTCGCCGCACGCGAATCCGATCAACGGTCATGGGCAAAATGGCCGCGATCCTGCCGTTGCGCTCCAGGGCCTCCGCGCTTTGCGGCCTAAAGCCGCCGGCAAATTCATCTTCGTCGGCAATGAAAAGTTCTGGGTGAGAGGCGTGACCTACGGCACGTTCCGCCCGGATGCCGGCGGCAACGAGTTCTTCGACCCGAAGCTCGTCGAACGTGATTTCACCGAGATCGCGGCCAACGGTTTCAACGCCGTGCGCATATACACCGTGCCGCCGCGGTGGCTTCTCGACGCCGCCGAGCAGCACGGGCTCCGCGTCATGATCGGCATACCGTGGGAGCAACACGTCGCTTTTCTCGACGACCCAAAGCGCTGCCGGGACATCGAACGGCGCGTTCGCGCCGCCGTCGGCGGCCTGGCCGGTCACCCGGCCGTTCTCTTCTACTCGATCGGCAACGAGATTCCGGCGCCGATCGTGCGCTGGCACGGCTGTCGGAAAGTGGAGCGTTTCGTCCACCGGCTCTATCGCGCGGCCAAGGCCGAAGATCCCGGCGGCCTCGTCACCTACGTCAATTTTCCCACGACCGAATATTTGGAGTTTCCCTTCCTCGACCTCGTTTGCTTCAACGTCTATCTGGAATCCCAGGAACGCTTCGAAGCCTACCTCGCCCGCCTGCATAATCTCTCGGGCGACCGGCCGCTGATTTTGACCGAGATCGGTCTCGACAGCCGGACTCACGGCGAGGAGGAGCAGGCGCGCTCGATCGATTGGCAGGTGCGGAGCACGTTCGCCTCCGGCGCCGCCGGCGCCTTCGTGTTCGCCTGGACCGACGAGTGGCACCGCGGCGGCTACGATATCGAAGACTGGGATTTCGGTCTCACGACCCGCGAGCGGAAGCCGAAACCGGCGCTTGCGGCGGCGCGCGGCGCGTTCGGCGAAGTGCCGTTTCCGCCGGAACTCCATCGGCCTTTGATCTCGGTGATCGTTTGCTCTTATAACGGATCGCGCACCATCCGCGACTGCTGCGACGGCCTGACCCGCTTGAAATATCCTAATTTCGAAGTGATCGTCGTCGACGACGGCTCGACCGACTCGACGGCTCAAATCGCGCACGAGTATGGGTTTCGGGTGATCAGTACGCACAACCAGGGGTTAGGCTGCGCGCGCAATCTCGGCCTCGCCGCCGCCGCCGGAGAGCTCGTCGCGTACATCGACGACGACGCCTATCCCGATCCCCACTGGCTCACCTATCTCGCCGCCGCCTTCATGAACTCCAATCACGCCGGCATCGGCGGGCCCAACGTGCCGCCGTCGGGCAACGGTCCGATCGCCGATTGCGTCGCGCACGCGCCGGGGGGCCCGGTTCACGTGCTGGTTTCAGATCGCGAAGCGGAGCATATACCGGGCTGCAACATGGCCTTTCGCAAAGCGGCGCTCAAGGCGATCGGCGGCTTCGATCCGCAGTTTCGCGCCGCCGGCGACGATGTCGATGTTTGCTGGCGGCTGCAAGAGAAAAGCTTCACTCTGGGCTTCAGTCCCGCCGCGATGGTCTGGCACCACCGCCGCAATTCGCTCACGGCCTACTGGAAGCAGCAGGTCGGGTACGGCAAAGCCGAGGCGCTGTTGGAAAGAAAGTGGCCCGAGAAATACAACGCGGCCGGCCATCTCACCTGGAGCGGGCGCGTGTACGGCAACGGCCATACGCGCGTGCTCGGCAGAGCGTGGCGAATTTATTACGGGATGTGGGGCAACGCGCCGTTTCAGTCGCGCTACGAGACCGCGCCGGGACTTATCCGCTCGCTGCCTTTGATGCCGGAGTGGTACCTGGTCATCGCCGCCCTGACCTGGTTGGCCGCTCTGGGCACGCTCTGGCGGCCTTTGTTCGACGTTTTGCCGCTGCTCGCGGTGGCGGCGGCCGCGCCGATCGTCCAGGCGTTTCTCAGCGGCGCGCGCGCGTCTTTCCCCCGGCGCGCTCCCATCGCGCGCTTGTTGCTTCGCGGCTTGACCGCTCTCTTGCATTTCGTTCAGCCGTTGGCGCGCCTTTCCGGCAGACTGCGCTACGATCTGACTCCGTGGCGGAAGCGCGGCGTCGGCGGCGCCGCCGTCCCGCGGCCGCGCTGCTTTACTCTCTGGAGCGAAAGCTGGCAAGCTCAATCCGAGCGGCTCCATGCCGTCGAAGCCGCGCTCAAAGCCTCCGGCGCGTCGGTTCAGCGCGGCGGCAACTACGACGCCTGGGACCTGGAGGTGCGCGACGGAGTTTTCGGCGCCGTCCGCGCGCGCATGGCGATCGAGGAGCACGGCGGAGGCAAACAGCTCGCGCGGCTCCGCTGCCGGCCGACCTTTTCAACCGGAGTCGTCGCCCTCGTGCTCTGCCTTTTGACTATTTCCGCCGGCGCGGCGCTCGACCGCGCCTGGCTCGCGAGCGCGACGATCGCCGGCGCGGCCCTCATTTTCTCTTTGCGCGTCTTCCAGGACTGCGCGACCGCCACCGCTGCCGTCGCGCGCACGCTGAAAGAGCTGGGATTCGGGGAAACGCGATGA
- a CDS encoding polysaccharide pyruvyl transferase family protein, producing MKEFEELMDFSPSSPFALFTYYSDNLGDHIQTLALLQHVKAKKLLLRDHLTPHPDLCLLANGWLTVGELPNKKDFRDVKYVGVHLAPHCRSTEAVSAMKECGIIGCRDGVTFDFLERHGAPARLVGCATLTFPRYAGKRQGVYCVDVSDEIKETAMQIYKNPIFVSHDLGGLSLDEVDDDAITDQYRRAHSLLTAYMKAELVITSRVHTTLPCIAFGTPVTYVGVPKSVDDRVSVLDGLGVKTVNGASSRDLRIPVPGDASALSERYLEFLKRCMADAR from the coding sequence ATGAAAGAGTTTGAAGAGTTGATGGACTTTTCGCCATCCTCTCCATTCGCGCTTTTCACGTACTACTCCGATAACCTAGGAGATCACATTCAAACACTGGCGCTTCTACAGCACGTGAAAGCCAAAAAGCTTCTCCTCAGAGATCACTTAACGCCGCATCCCGACCTATGCCTTCTCGCCAACGGCTGGTTGACCGTTGGGGAGCTGCCGAACAAAAAGGACTTTCGCGACGTCAAGTATGTCGGGGTGCACCTGGCGCCACACTGCCGAAGCACAGAGGCCGTGAGCGCAATGAAAGAGTGCGGCATCATAGGCTGCCGCGACGGCGTCACGTTCGATTTTCTCGAGCGACACGGGGCACCGGCTCGTTTGGTCGGGTGCGCGACTCTGACTTTTCCCCGGTACGCCGGGAAAAGACAAGGAGTGTATTGTGTCGATGTGTCCGACGAAATCAAAGAGACGGCGATGCAAATCTACAAGAATCCCATTTTCGTCTCGCATGACCTTGGAGGCTTATCGTTGGATGAAGTCGACGACGACGCCATCACCGATCAATACAGACGCGCGCACAGCCTCCTTACGGCTTATATGAAAGCCGAGCTGGTGATAACGTCCCGCGTTCATACCACGCTGCCATGCATAGCATTCGGAACCCCGGTCACCTACGTGGGCGTGCCCAAAAGCGTCGATGATAGGGTCAGTGTCCTCGATGGATTGGGTGTTAAGACCGTAAACGGAGCGTCGTCCCGAGATTTGCGCATACCCGTGCCCGGCGACGCTTCCGCGCTCAGCGAGCGATATCTGGAGTTTCTCAAGCGATGCATGGCAGACGCGCGCTGA
- a CDS encoding methyltransferase domain-containing protein yields MSEVKPAAERPYTSDFYRKQAPDSLRSAEEIVPLVLDLIQPKSVIDIGCGVGTWLSVFKEDGVEDVFGVDGAWVDKALLEIPEKQVSSFDLEKPFRIDRQFDLAMSLEVAEHRPIESAETFVDSLKLTTRDIAAAIGPDELFILVDEGAFGNLLAAGRRPLPFPEQNGEYWGPPPDGTSAIREIERLREMGVGFMVFTRQAFWWLEYYPELHNYLQSRGRRALANDRLVIFELGTQSPNAAT; encoded by the coding sequence ATGTCCGAAGTAAAACCGGCGGCCGAGAGACCGTACACGAGCGATTTCTACCGGAAACAAGCGCCGGACTCGCTGAGATCGGCGGAAGAAATCGTCCCGCTGGTTTTGGATTTGATTCAGCCCAAAAGCGTCATCGATATCGGCTGCGGCGTGGGAACGTGGCTCTCGGTCTTCAAAGAGGACGGCGTGGAAGACGTTTTCGGCGTCGACGGCGCCTGGGTGGACAAAGCCTTGCTCGAGATTCCGGAAAAACAGGTTTCATCGTTCGACCTGGAAAAGCCTTTCAGGATCGACCGGCAGTTCGATCTGGCGATGTCGTTGGAAGTCGCCGAGCACCGGCCGATCGAAAGCGCGGAAACTTTCGTCGACTCGCTGAAGCTGACGACGCGCGACATCGCGGCGGCGATCGGGCCGGACGAACTTTTCATCCTCGTGGACGAGGGCGCCTTCGGCAACCTGCTCGCCGCGGGCCGCCGTCCCCTCCCCTTTCCGGAACAAAATGGAGAATACTGGGGTCCGCCGCCGGACGGCACGAGCGCGATCCGCGAAATCGAGCGGCTGCGGGAGATGGGCGTCGGATTTATGGTCTTCACGCGCCAGGCGTTCTGGTGGCTGGAATATTATCCCGAGTTGCACAACTACCTGCAATCGCGCGGCCGTCGCGCGCTCGCCAATGACCGCCTGGTCATCTTCGAACTGGGGACACAAAGCCCGAATGCCGCGACGTAG
- a CDS encoding ABC transporter ATP-binding protein, whose amino-acid sequence MSAHRYGTAGIYRRLIAEARPYWPHLTAILLLSLLSTPLVLLTPLPLKIAVDSIIGSQPVSGLLARVLPAAVGGNALLFFSAALVVAIAFLNHLQTSASAVLRTYTGEKLVLAFRAKLFRHAQRLSLAYHDTRGTTDSTYRIQYDAPAIEWILIDGVSPFITAAFTLCGMLYVAGRIDGELALVALAIAPVLWLIAWAYRDRLRKRWNEVYQLQSSAISVVQEVLAAVRVVRAFGQEEREHDRFVRRSSQSVWARIRIAFAEGGFGLLVGLTIAAGTAAVLFIGTRHVQSGVLTLGGLLMVMTYIAQLYGPLQTLSSMAAHMQASLASAERAFSLLDQAPDVAERPDAVALARSAGAVAFAHVSFAYDSRHAVLDDVSFEVAPTSRVGVTGVTGAGKSTLVSLLTRFYDPTAGRILLDGVDLRDYKLADLRNQFAIVLQETVLFSTSIAENIAYANPGAGFDEIVAAAKAANAHDFIARLPDGYDTAVGERGMRLSGGERQRIALARAFLKNAPILILDEPTSAVDVKTESLIMEAMDRLMRGRTTFIITHRPSMLRNCDVRVEVENGRLIEIAPVAVTA is encoded by the coding sequence ATGAGCGCGCACCGGTACGGCACCGCCGGGATTTACCGGCGGTTGATCGCGGAAGCGCGGCCCTATTGGCCGCATCTCACGGCTATCTTGCTCCTGAGCCTGCTGTCGACTCCGCTCGTTCTCCTGACGCCGCTGCCGCTGAAAATCGCCGTCGACAGCATCATCGGGTCGCAGCCGGTGTCGGGTCTTCTCGCGCGCGTCCTGCCGGCGGCGGTCGGCGGCAACGCGCTGCTTTTTTTCTCGGCCGCTCTGGTCGTGGCGATCGCGTTCCTGAATCACCTCCAGACTTCGGCGAGCGCCGTGCTGCGCACCTACACGGGGGAAAAACTCGTTCTCGCCTTCCGCGCCAAACTGTTTCGCCACGCGCAGCGCCTTTCGCTCGCGTACCACGACACCAGGGGCACGACCGATTCCACCTATCGCATCCAATACGACGCGCCGGCGATCGAATGGATTCTGATCGACGGCGTGAGCCCGTTCATCACCGCGGCGTTCACGCTCTGCGGCATGCTCTACGTGGCCGGGCGCATCGACGGCGAGCTCGCGCTCGTCGCCCTGGCGATCGCCCCGGTTCTCTGGCTGATCGCGTGGGCTTACCGCGACAGACTCAGGAAACGGTGGAACGAGGTCTACCAACTGCAAAGCTCCGCGATTTCCGTCGTCCAAGAGGTGCTCGCCGCGGTCCGGGTCGTTCGGGCGTTCGGGCAGGAGGAGCGCGAGCATGACCGCTTTGTGCGCCGTTCCAGCCAAAGCGTCTGGGCGCGCATCCGCATCGCCTTCGCCGAGGGCGGCTTCGGGCTCCTCGTCGGTCTCACGATCGCTGCGGGAACCGCCGCGGTGCTTTTCATCGGCACGCGCCACGTTCAGTCCGGCGTTCTCACGTTGGGCGGCCTCTTGATGGTGATGACTTACATCGCGCAGCTCTACGGCCCGCTGCAGACGTTGAGCTCGATGGCGGCCCACATGCAGGCCTCTCTGGCGAGCGCCGAGCGCGCCTTCTCGCTCCTCGACCAAGCGCCGGACGTGGCCGAGCGACCCGACGCCGTGGCGCTCGCGCGCAGCGCGGGCGCCGTGGCGTTCGCCCATGTTTCGTTCGCCTACGACTCCAGGCACGCGGTGCTCGACGACGTTTCGTTCGAAGTCGCGCCGACGAGCCGCGTCGGTGTCACCGGCGTCACCGGCGCCGGCAAGAGCACGCTGGTGAGTCTCTTGACCCGTTTCTACGATCCGACCGCCGGGCGGATTTTGCTCGACGGCGTCGATCTCCGCGACTACAAATTGGCCGATCTCCGCAATCAGTTCGCGATCGTCCTGCAGGAGACCGTGCTGTTCTCGACGAGCATCGCCGAGAACATCGCCTATGCCAATCCCGGCGCCGGCTTCGACGAGATCGTCGCCGCGGCGAAGGCCGCCAACGCGCACGATTTTATCGCGCGTCTGCCGGACGGATACGATACGGCGGTCGGCGAGCGCGGCATGCGCCTCTCGGGCGGCGAGCGCCAACGCATCGCGCTCGCGCGCGCGTTTTTGAAAAACGCGCCGATCCTTATTCTCGACGAGCCGACCAGCGCCGTGGACGTAAAAACCGAAAGCTTGATCATGGAGGCGATGGACCGTCTCATGCGGGGCCGGACGACGTTCATCATCACCCACCGCCCGAGCATGCTCAGGAACTGCGACGTGCGCGTGGAGGTTGAGAACGGCCGTCTGATCGAGATCGCGCCGGTAGCCGTAACCGCCTAA